The following is a genomic window from bacterium.
ATACTGTGCCGAGCAATTTTTAATTTGAAATTTGAAATTTTTAATCAATTTGAAATAACTCAATATTTAAATAACAAAATACAACATTTCCGCTATTTCAAATTATTTTCTTTCAAATTGATTTCAAATTAAAAATTGAAAATTTCAAATTGAGTGGTCAATGATTATCTCATTATTCCATTCGTCTAAATTACTTGTATAATAAACCAATCATGCAAAAACTTTTCACCTGGCTCGAAACAAAAAAGGGATTTTTTATCGCCATCACTATTATTTCTTTCCTCTCGGCGATTCTTCGTTTTATCCGCATTAGTTTTCCAACTTCGCGTGTCTTTGATGAAGTTTATTCCCCCGCTTTTGCCTGGAAACTTCTCCATCACGAATCATATTTCGATATTCACCCCGTCTTGGCGGAACTGCCACACAGTCTCGGTTTATTAACTTTTGGCGACACTCCTTTAGGTTGGCGTTTGGCCCCCTGGGTTTGGGGAATTCTTTTTTGTTGGGCCGTAGCTTTTACAGCTTATTTATTAGCCAATCGCCGTTTAGCGGGCGTTTTTGCCGCCCTTTTGGTCTCACTCGACACCGCCTTCTTTGTGTATGGACGCACCGGCCTTCCCGACATGTTTCTTTTATCTCAAATCGCGCTCGCGCTCACCTTTTTCTTCTTGAGTATACGCGTAAAAAATAAAGTCTACGCACTTCTTTCCGCCCTCGTTTCCGGCTTATTCATCGGCAACGTCATTTCCACCAAATGGCTTGGTTTGGCAATCTTTGGCGTAATCTGGTCATGGATTATTATTTTTGGTCTTGTCGCCCTATTAAAAAAACGCGGTTTTTTGAACAACACCGAAGTATTATTACCTCGCATCAGATTCTACTGGTACCCGATTTTCTTCATTATTTTGCCATTCATCGTCTATTTTCTCTGGCTCATTCCCATGCTTGGTTGGAACGGCGGGTTCAACGGTTTATGGGGGCAAATCGTCTGGTGGCACCAGTCTGTCTGGAACTACAACACCACCCTCACCGCCACCCACCCATACAGCTCAAAGTGGTGGCAGTGGCCGATAGTAATCCACCCGGTATTATTTTTCTGGGAACAAGTAAATAGCGGCCGGCGAGTAATCAATGCAACAGGCAATGTATTCCTTTGGTGGAGTGGGTTTATTGCCCTTATCGGTACAATCCCTGTCTTAATTAGAAAATTCAGACCAAGAATTCTTTGGCTTCTTATAGCTTCCCTCTGTTTTTGGTTGCCGTGGATCAAAATTGGTCGGATTGCCTTCAACTACCACTATTTCGAAACCTTCTTTTTCGAGATTCTTCTGATGTCATTAATCCTCACTTACCTAGCAGACAAACCAAAATGGCGACCATTTATCATTGTGTTCTTCGTCGTAATCTTTATCAGTTTTGTTTTGCTCTATCCCGAAGCATCAGGCATGTTTGTCCCCAGCAAAATTCCTTTCGTGCCGTTCTTCTTTCCGTATTAGTAATTTTTTATAAATGATTATATAATTGAAATATGATTTTCATGGGAGCTATTGGTATAGTATATATGTTCGGAACAATAATTATGTTCTACATCTGTGTGGACACGTTTTTTGCATCGAAAATTTCACCGACAGAACCAAAAAATAAATCAAAAATCGTTCCAATTAAATTTATTGGCACAATTTTGATTTTAGCTATGACGACATATTTTGGACAATATGCTGCATATCTATTCTTGATTTTGGCGGCATTTATGATTTTCCTGAGAGCGAATAAAACTAGTAATGTTTTGATGAAAATAATGTTATGGATTCTTGCAACGATGATTATTGTTTTAATTGTAATCAATTTTTACAAAATAGTTTATTTGGGATTTTAAAAACTTAGTGCTCCAAAAAAACAAGAGTAGCCTTGTACACGTTTGTCTTTTTTTTGGACAACGGCGTAGTGGCAATTCCCGCGGTCGCTAAAGCAGCTAAATCTATGGCCGGCAGGCATGAATTGCTCCTACAACGAATTAAAGATAGATTGCCACGCCTCGCCCATTGTAAACAATGGTCGATGGCTCGCAAAGACGACATTTGGTTCCTGCTTGCGACAGGAACGACAACCGACCAGGGTTGAACCTTGGACAATCTTGTCCAAGGTTCAACCCTGGTTTACACGTGATACTTTCTCTTTATCTCTTTTTCTTCCTCTAGTTGTTTCTCCCCGATTGTATCTTGAGATTTTTTGCGCAACTCTTCCAAATCTTCATTCATTAGTTTTTTTGCACAATCCTGTAACCCTCCGTTGGAAACCCAACCGGTTTTTTTGATTTAAACGCTATCGGCCACTCACACCGGTCGTTATAGTGCCATTACCATAATTAAAGCTGGTTCCCTCACAAAAGGTAACTCCAGGACTCATTATTCCGCTAGTATTTTCCAAACGATAAACAAGCATATAGTTCTGATTCTGGCATCCATACTCCTTCAGTGAAAAATATGAATACCCATATGTATTAGCAGTACCTGGCCAACCCGACGCGCTCTGTTTAGGATCTTTTGGCAAACTCAAGTAGGGGGCTAATTTTGCGGTAAAGGTTGCCCAACTCGAATCACTGCTAGTAAACCACGTATCATTGGGCGAACTTGACTTACCAACACCATTTGAAGTATTGGGGTATTCGCCATTAGACGCATAATATAATTCGAGCGCAGTCATAATCTGTTTAATATCATTCCTGCGCTGTCCATCCCGTGCCCTACTACGTGCGAGATTTAGCGAAACCAAAATAAGCGAACTAAGAATACCGATAATCCCAATTACCACCATCAATTCTATTAACGTGAAACCTTTTTTGTTTTTATTTTTATCCTGCATAAATTTAAGCGTACCACAGGCGGCAAAAACATCAAACGTGGTACTTTCTTTTTATCTCTTTTTCCTCCTCCAATTGCTTCTCCGCAATCGTATCTTGGGATTTTTTGCGTAATTCTTCCAGTTCCTCGTCCATTAATTTTTTGGCACGCTCCATAAGGTACTCCCGTGTATTCAATGCCGGGTCTTTGATTACTTCCGCTAAAAGAACTTCTTGAATCGCCCCGATTTTTGGCCCCGGTTCCATTTTTAGTTCATTAATCATATCGTGACCGTTAATCTTCAACATTTTTGTTGAAAGCGGATCACGTGAGACTTTTTCTGCCATGAATTCCAAATGACGCAAACGGAATGGCCGTGCTTTTGGCACACCGGAACCCAAGCGTTCCGCCATACGAACTTTTAACAGATCACCGAAATTTTCGGGACCGACACGCTTAAGCAAGCGACGCACTCCTGCCTCCGAAACGGCACCGATATCGTAGTTAAAAAGATGATGGCGCACCAAATGCGAAGATTTGTCGACAAGTTCTTTTGGAAACTTTAAGCGCGTTAATATCTTTTGCGTCATTCTTCCGCCCACAATATCATGGCCGTAGAATGTCGCTTCCGGCGATTCTCCCGCTTTTGTACGCGGTTTTGCCACATCATGCAAAAGCACCGCCAAGCGAACATGCAATTCGTCTTTCGTGCCAGCCGAAAAACCGAGTGATTTTACATTGTGATCGTAAACAGAATAGATATGATGATGGTTTTGCATTACACCAACACCCTCACAAAGTTCAGGGATAATGTGTTGCAATAGCCCCGTTGTTAACAAAAGATTGATTCCCGATTCTGCCGCCGGACACATAACAATTTTCACAAACTCGTCGCGAATACGCTCTTGAGAAACTTTTGCCAAGGCGTTTGATTGCTCTTTCAGTGCATTAAGAGTTTCCGGCTCGATTTCCATATTCAAAGTAACCGCAAAACGCACAGCGCGAAGTAGGCGTAGTGCGTCTTCACCGAAACGCTTGCTTGGATCACCAACAGCACGAATAAGTTTATTTTCCAAATCTTTTTGACCACCAAACGGATCAATGATTTCCAACGGAATCCCTCCCCGCCTCCCTTTGGTAAAGGGAGGAAGCGTTGCATTCCCTCCCTTATTCAAGGGAGGGCGAGGGTGGGTTTCGTCGTCGACCGTTCCCATCGCCATCGCATTCACCGTAAAATCCCGTCGGGCCAAATCTTCATCTAAGCTCACACCGAATTTCACCTCGTCCGGGTGTCGCTGGTCGGAATAAACCGAATCTGTTCGATAAGGAGTAATTTCCACTTCTTTCAAATTATCTTTATTACTCCCAGTCAAAACCGTCACCGTCCCAAAATTGTTATTATAAAAATTATTGGGAAATAGCTTTTGAATTTCTTCCGGCTTAGCGGATGTTGTTACGTCCCAATCATTTGGTTCAACATCGCGCAAAAGATCCCGCACGCAACCGCCCACAGCAAAAGCTTCAAAGCCCGCGTTTTGCAGTGTTTGCAGAATATTCGTGATTTCGATAGGAATCTCGTTCATAAAATAAGTCTACCTTAAATATATCGTAACGTAAGGTATCAGAACTTTAAGGGTCACCCTTAAAAACACCCTAAAAAAATGCGTCGTGTCCATGAGACGCGACATCAAGTTTCATCACCTATAGTTTACTAAATCTGGATATTATCGTCAAGTACGCATTACCATTAAGCGTAAAAAGCTAAAAAAATGCGCCATGTCCTTGGGACACGACGCTGAACTAATTAATAACACCAAACGATGTCATTCGGAGACGATTAAGAGAATTCATCAGAGATGGCTAAGAGTTGTCGCTCCAACCGTTCTTTTCCCGTCAATTCGTCAGAGCCAACCGACGCCCCCCCCATCGCGGTTTCGGTTTCTTCGGGGGGTGTCGCGGAATCATCATCACCCACGATGGCAGCCAACGCAGCCTCCAACGCCCGCAACATTTCTATCTCTTCGAGAAGTCGCTGTTGGGCCTTCTCCTCCGCCAGACGTTTCTGCTCGAGAACGTGCTGCTTGGCCAAAACGACTTCCTCGTCCCAGCAACTGTTAATTTCCGCTTCGTCCATCGCCTCAAGAATCGCATCGTGACCCGCAGGGATGAGCGTGCGACGAATTAGCCACAGCCAACCTTCGGGATCCAAGTCTTCGTTACGAATGGCCAACAGAATCGATTTATGAAACGGCCACACTTCAGCGGGTTTTTCGTTTTCCGCCATGACTAACATCCTCCGCTTTTTCCCAGGAACACACCGAGCGCCATTCGCCCGGCAACAAACCAAACTAGCGCAAAACAAGGTTTCTTGTCAATGGTTGGGAATTCAGGAACTTTAAGGGTCACCCCTAAAGTCAAACACCCTAATAAAAAAGCGTCGAACTCATAAGTACGACGCAGAACTAACTAACGCACGGACGACACGCATCAGGAATCGCCCCGAGACCTTCTCGCAGACGATCCAGCCGTTCTTTTTCGTTCAGTCGTCCACCATGACCAACCGATGCCCCCGTCGCGGTTTCGGGTTCTTCGGGCGGTGTCGCGGAATCGTCATCGTCCACAACGGCAGCTAACGCTTCATCCAGCCTCAGCATCTTTTCCGCCAATTCAAGCGCTTTCGATTCGGCCTTCTCCTCCGCCAGCCGCTTCTGATCGAGAATATGGGTCTTGGCCAGATCAACAACTTCATTTCGCGCAAAATTACCCACAACTTCAAGAATTGCTTCAAGTAAGTCGTCGTGACCGGCCGGAATCACAGCCCCGGAAAGAAGCTCACAGTAGATGTAAAAACGAGTCGGCGAAATACGTGCCTCAAGAATCTTTCCCACCATCAGTTCATGAAACGGAAGGGGTTTATTCACAGCTCTCTCCTTCAGAACAATTTCCTCGGAACAATGCCAGACAACGTCGCCCGGCAACACACAAAACTAGCGCAAAACACGCTTTTTTGTCAATGGTGGCGTTTATCTGGGACCGTCCCCGCACCCCACTTCGCTAAAGCTACGAGGGGCAGGCGGCCGGGGTCGGTCACTGATAAACTCGTTGACACAAACAGCTTCTCACGCAACGATGACCTTGCGTTCTTTTGAAATCAAATCTTCAAACCATAGGCAGAAAAATCATGATCGATGAAATTAACACTTGTCTAGAAGAAACTCCGTTCCGTTGCTTTTGCGCCACTTTTAAGTGCGCAGAAAACAACCTACGGAAAGACACCGCTCTTTTCATTTACCGCAGACGAATCTGGCCGGCCAGCATTATTGACCATTTTCTAAACTGGAGAAGGATTGCCACCATCATCATTCCTGTCACAAGACTAATCCCAGGCACATACGATGAAGTCGTTGTCAAAATCTTGTATCGCAGTAAAGACGCCCGAAAGAGAATGCGAATGATTCAATTGGACATCAAATCCATCTTTGAGAGTATCCTCTTCGAACATCTTGAAGTCGCAAGCCCCAATGCGAAAATGCCAACCATCCGGCCAATTCGTCTCGTTCCTCTTCCCGAAAACCCCCGTGCCTGGTACGAGTAAACGGTTATAACCCAGCGGACACCTCGTGTTCGCTTTTTTCTAAAAAAACAGGGCTCGCTTTTCGCTAGCCCCGAGCTACTTCCTCTTTTTCCTGTCGTTGCCGAATCATTTCCAGCTGACAAGGAGTGCAACCATGCAAATGTTTAGACAATATCGCTCTTTCAGTGTTTCCAAGCGACTCCGTGACCGCTTGCGCAATCAGATTCTTTGCCTGTTCACACCCAACAGAAGCGGTTTTTGGTCGTTTTTCCTCTTCTTGATGATGAGGCTTCCAAAATCCCGAAAGAAAACTCATACCGCACCCACCTTTCCGCGTTTATCACGATGAATTCTTAATGAACCTTGATAAATACTTCTCGCCTTTTCACGCATCTGCGCGATTTCTTGTAAAAGTCCCTCACCCTGACGATACACCTCTTCGAGAAGGGCATAATTACATACCCCAGTGCTAATGTCAAAATACCCCTCTTGTGAATCAGCCACATCGAATACTCGGCCATACTGCGAAGATCGTAACTCCATCAGCACGCCCACCAAATTTTCTTCGTCAACACTCTCCATCTTTTGTTTTTTTAACCAAAACATTCCTCCCTGCAACTTCCCAATGGCCAACTCCCGTTCGTGACCAATTCGTTCGTCTGGAGTTAAACGACTTTTATCAACTTTTTCAACAAAACCAATCCGCTCATCCGCGTTTGCTGAAACAGCCGTGAGCAACACACCACCGACATTTTCCAACATATTCCGCGCTTTTACTTGCACTGCCATCGCGACACTTGAATCCTCGTCATTGAAGGAGCGCGCGCCGATATCAATACCGTGCCTGCCATCAATTTCAACAGAAGGACTATATGTTTCACTGTTAAAAATTTTATGAAGAATATCAATTGCCGCCACGTGCCCAGTGACACCGCGCATTAATCCCAGTGCTTCCTGATGTTCTTCTTTTTCCAGCTCGGCACCGGAGCACAATCGTTGCAAATTATCTTCGATATCTCCACCCC
Proteins encoded in this region:
- a CDS encoding phospholipid carrier-dependent glycosyltransferase → MQKLFTWLETKKGFFIAITIISFLSAILRFIRISFPTSRVFDEVYSPAFAWKLLHHESYFDIHPVLAELPHSLGLLTFGDTPLGWRLAPWVWGILFCWAVAFTAYLLANRRLAGVFAALLVSLDTAFFVYGRTGLPDMFLLSQIALALTFFFLSIRVKNKVYALLSALVSGLFIGNVISTKWLGLAIFGVIWSWIIIFGLVALLKKRGFLNNTEVLLPRIRFYWYPIFFIILPFIVYFLWLIPMLGWNGGFNGLWGQIVWWHQSVWNYNTTLTATHPYSSKWWQWPIVIHPVLFFWEQVNSGRRVINATGNVFLWWSGFIALIGTIPVLIRKFRPRILWLLIASLCFWLPWIKIGRIAFNYHYFETFFFEILLMSLILTYLADKPKWRPFIIVFFVVIFISFVLLYPEASGMFVPSKIPFVPFFFPY
- a CDS encoding type II secretion system protein, with translation MQDKNKNKKGFTLIELMVVIGIIGILSSLILVSLNLARSRARDGQRRNDIKQIMTALELYYASNGEYPNTSNGVGKSSSPNDTWFTSSDSSWATFTAKLAPYLSLPKDPKQSASGWPGTANTYGYSYFSLKEYGCQNQNYMLVYRLENTSGIMSPGVTFCEGTSFNYGNGTITTGVSGR
- a CDS encoding HD domain-containing protein; its protein translation is MNEIPIEITNILQTLQNAGFEAFAVGGCVRDLLRDVEPNDWDVTTSAKPEEIQKLFPNNFYNNNFGTVTVLTGSNKDNLKEVEITPYRTDSVYSDQRHPDEVKFGVSLDEDLARRDFTVNAMAMGTVDDETHPRPPLNKGGNATLPPFTKGRRGGIPLEIIDPFGGQKDLENKLIRAVGDPSKRFGEDALRLLRAVRFAVTLNMEIEPETLNALKEQSNALAKVSQERIRDEFVKIVMCPAAESGINLLLTTGLLQHIIPELCEGVGVMQNHHHIYSVYDHNVKSLGFSAGTKDELHVRLAVLLHDVAKPRTKAGESPEATFYGHDIVGGRMTQKILTRLKFPKELVDKSSHLVRHHLFNYDIGAVSEAGVRRLLKRVGPENFGDLLKVRMAERLGSGVPKARPFRLRHLEFMAEKVSRDPLSTKMLKINGHDMINELKMEPGPKIGAIQEVLLAEVIKDPALNTREYLMERAKKLMDEELEELRKKSQDTIAEKQLEEEKEIKRKYHV